The Streptomyces sp. JB150 genomic interval CTCGCAGGCGCGCGCCGGGATAGTCGTCGATGCCCACCAGCAAGGCGTACACGGTCCGCATGCGGCGATCCTGCCAGGGCGCAGCGGGCCGGGTGGGGCGTTTGCGGGGCGAACGCCGGGCGCGTACCGGGCGAGTCCGGCCGCACCCATGTCCTCTTCGGCGCTCGCCAGTTGACTGTGGTGCAGCACGACACACGACAGCACGACACACGACAGCCGGACAGCCGGCCGGCCGGACACGACGACAGCAGGACGCGACGACAGCACGACGTGGGTCAGGGCGACAGCGCGGAGTGCGATACGCACAGCACGCGAGCACGCAGGCGCGCGAGCACGCGAGCACGACGGAGAGGACAGCAGGGTGAACTCGGGGGGACGCGATCCGTACCAGCCGTCATGGCCACCACCTCCGCGGCGCGGACCGCACGTGCCGCCGCAGCCCGGCCCCTACGGGCCGTACGGCCCGTATCCGCCCCATGGGCACGGCCCCTACCGGCCGCCTCAGCCGCACGCGCCGCTCCTGCGCCGGCTGAGCGCGGACGAGTGGCCGCCGCTGCGGGAGCTGCTGCGGGGGACGCGGGGGCAGGGGCGGGGCTGCTTGTGGATGCTCATGCTCTTCACGTGCGCCGGGGGAGTGATCCTGCCCCTGATGGCCGGATACCCCCTGCTGCGCTCGGGCCACAACAAGGCCCGGCGCGTCTTCCCGCGCGAGCACCACCGGATCGTCGAGCCCGACGTGATCCGGGCGCAGCAGGCGCGTGCCTGGACGGCAGCAGCCATGTCCTTCGTCATCCTGACGGTGTACGGCAGACCGGAGGACATCGAGCAGGCGCAGCAGCAGTACTTCCTGCGCCTCGCGATCGCCCCGTGGCTGCTCCTGCTCAGCGCGCCGGCCGTGGTGGCCCTGCTGATGCGCTGGGCCGCTCCGGAGGCCCGGCAGGCCATGCGGCGGAACCTGCGCGCCGCCGGCCGTTCGGCCCTGTGGTACTTCGGGACCGCGACGTGCGTGCCGCTGTTGCTCCTGCTGGGGTTCGGCGTGTCGCGCTTCGCGCAGGACGCCGGACCGACGGCGCGCTCTGTCGCCTTCGGCCTGATGTGCGCCGAACTGGCGGCCCTGGTGTGGGCGGGCGGTTTCCTGGTGTTCGCCACCGGGCCCGCCGTCCGGGGCGCCTTCAACACCGCGCAGGTGCACGCGGCGCTGCCTGCCCTGCTCACCGGCGTCATGGTGTGGGAGTTCACCGCGATCAGCGTCGTGATCGGCGGTCCGCCGCCCGGTCCGCCGCTGGTGCAGATCGCCGCCCTGATCGGCGGCCCCGCGTCGGTGACGGCCGTGGCCTGGTGGGAGATCCACCGGCTGCGCACCCGGCACGGGGTGGTGCTGCGCGGGGTGACGTGATCCCGCGCGGGGCGACGTGATCCCGCGCGGGGCGACGTGAATCCGCGCGGGGCGGGCGTGATTTCGTAAGCCCATGACTGCGATCCGAGTGCTCCTCGTCGACGACGACCCCCTGGTGCGGGCCGGCCTGTCCTTCATGCTGGGCGGGGCCGGCGACATCGAGATCGTCGGCGAGGCCGCCGACGGCGACGAGGCCGTGGCGCAGGTCGCGCGGACCCGCCCGGACGTGGTGCTCATGGACATCCGGATGCCGGCGGTGGACGGTCTCACCGCCACCGAACGGCTGCGCTCCCGCGCGGACGCCCCGCAGGTCGTGGTGCTCACCACGTTCCACGCCGACGACCAGGTGCTGCGCGCCCTGCGCGCGGGCGCCGCCGGATTCGTCCTCAAGGACACCCCGCCCGCCGAGATCCTCGACGCCGTACGCAAGGTCGCGGCGGGCGACCCCGTGCTCTCGCCCGCCGTCACCCGGCAGTTGATGGCCCACGCGGCGGGCACCGCCGACGTCCGGCGCACCCGCGCGCGGGAGCGCATCGCCGTCCTCGGCGAGCGGGAACGCGAGGTCGCCGTCGCGGTGGGCCACGGCCTGTCCAACGCCGAGATCGCCCAGCGGCTGTTCCTGAGCGTGCCCACCGTCAAGACCCACGTCTCC includes:
- a CDS encoding response regulator transcription factor, translated to MTAIRVLLVDDDPLVRAGLSFMLGGAGDIEIVGEAADGDEAVAQVARTRPDVVLMDIRMPAVDGLTATERLRSRADAPQVVVLTTFHADDQVLRALRAGAAGFVLKDTPPAEILDAVRKVAAGDPVLSPAVTRQLMAHAAGTADVRRTRARERIAVLGEREREVAVAVGHGLSNAEIAQRLFLSVPTVKTHVSRILAKLDLNNRVQIALLAYDAGLLDTDDPAGH